In Streptomyces sp. DG2A-72, one genomic interval encodes:
- a CDS encoding radical SAM protein, with product MTQAPAPRRKVDRDEVFVEFTKSICPMCKTPVDAQVNIRENKVYLRKRCREHGEFEALVYADAEEYLSSSRFNKPGTIPLTFQTEVRDGCPSDCGLCPEHKQHACLGIIEVNTGCNLDCPICFADSGHQPDGYSITHEQCARMLDTFVASEGEAEVVMFSGGEPTIHKHILDFIDLAQDRPIRNVTLNTNGIRLATNTTFVAALGRRNQTPGRSVNVYLQFDGFDERTHLEIRGRDLRTFKQRALDNCAEAGLTVTLVAAVEHGLNEHELGAIIEYGVDHPAVRSVAFQPVTHSGRHVPFDPLNRLTNPDVIRLIGEQLPGWFTKGDFFPVPCCFPTCRSITYLLVDGVPGDRIVVPIPRLLNVEDYLDYVTNRVMPDDGIREALEKLWSASAFMGTATTEDKLRATAEALDCADTCGIDLPEAVKDLNDKAFMIVVQDFQDPYTLNVKQLMKCCVEEITPDGRLIPFCAYNSVGYREQVRARMSGVPVADVAPNALPLADRLTDTPYGSKTTKPPEHRP from the coding sequence ATGACCCAAGCCCCCGCGCCGAGGCGCAAGGTGGACCGCGACGAGGTGTTCGTGGAGTTCACCAAGTCGATCTGCCCGATGTGCAAGACGCCCGTCGACGCCCAGGTCAACATTCGTGAGAACAAGGTCTACCTGCGTAAGCGCTGCCGTGAGCACGGCGAGTTCGAGGCGCTGGTCTACGCGGACGCCGAGGAGTACCTGTCCTCGTCCCGCTTCAACAAGCCGGGCACGATTCCGCTGACCTTCCAGACCGAGGTGCGCGACGGCTGCCCCAGCGATTGCGGGCTGTGCCCGGAGCACAAGCAGCACGCCTGCCTGGGCATCATCGAGGTCAACACCGGCTGCAACCTGGACTGCCCGATCTGCTTCGCCGACTCCGGTCACCAGCCGGACGGTTACTCCATCACCCACGAGCAGTGCGCACGCATGCTGGACACCTTCGTGGCCTCGGAGGGCGAGGCGGAGGTGGTGATGTTCTCCGGCGGGGAACCCACCATCCACAAACACATCCTGGACTTCATCGACCTCGCCCAGGACCGCCCCATCCGCAACGTCACCCTCAACACCAACGGCATCCGCCTCGCCACCAACACGACCTTCGTCGCCGCACTCGGCAGGCGCAACCAGACGCCCGGCAGGTCGGTGAACGTCTACCTCCAGTTCGACGGCTTCGACGAGCGCACCCACCTGGAGATCCGGGGCCGGGACCTGCGTACGTTCAAACAGCGGGCCCTGGACAACTGCGCCGAGGCCGGCCTCACCGTCACCCTGGTCGCCGCGGTCGAACACGGGCTGAACGAACACGAGTTGGGCGCCATCATCGAGTACGGCGTCGACCACCCGGCCGTCCGCTCGGTGGCCTTCCAGCCGGTCACCCACTCCGGCCGGCACGTCCCCTTCGACCCGCTGAACCGTCTCACCAACCCCGATGTGATCCGCCTGATCGGCGAGCAACTTCCCGGCTGGTTCACCAAGGGCGACTTCTTCCCCGTGCCGTGCTGCTTCCCCACCTGCCGCTCGATCACCTACCTGCTGGTGGACGGCGTACCGGGCGACCGCATCGTGGTCCCCATCCCACGGCTGCTGAACGTCGAGGACTACCTCGACTACGTCACCAACCGGGTCATGCCCGACGACGGCATCCGCGAGGCCCTTGAGAAGCTGTGGTCGGCCTCCGCGTTCATGGGCACGGCCACGACCGAGGACAAGCTCCGGGCGACCGCCGAGGCCCTGGACTGCGCGGACACCTGCGGCATCGACCTGCCCGAAGCCGTGAAGGACCTCAACGACAAGGCGTTCATGATCGTGGTCCAGGACTTCCAGGACCCCTACACCCTGAACGTCAAGCAACTGATGAAGTGCTGCGTCGAGGAGATCACCCCGGACGGGCGGCTCATCCCGTTCTGCGCGTACAACTCCGTCGGCTACCGCGAACAGGTCCGCGCCCGGATGTCCGGTGTCCCCGTCGCCGACGTGGCACCCAACGCGCTGCCCCTCGCCGACCGGCTCACCGACACCCCCTACGGCTCGAAGACCACGAAGCCCCCGGAGCACCGGCCGTGA